The genome window AGAATGGAAAATGATGAGTTAAAAAAAGcgaagaaattaaaaagaaagtttgGTATGAAAGGTATGTGAgtgggaaataaaaaaagaaaggaggaaaGATATATAGTGTGGAGGTATTTTCCACCGAGGCCCACAAATTTTGATCCAATTaatatggaaatggagaggtaagaCATAGTTATTAGTTTTTCctcaacaaagaagaagaagaagaagaagaagaagaagacagttATTAGTAGTATTTCATATTTCACATATGAGTAGATCACATTCTGTACTCTAAAGGTTTGCGCCTTTCATCAATTTTTGATCATGaatgtttatatatgtgtgtgtggggggggggcaTTACATAATGAATTATAACAGTGGGGGAATTCTAATCTAAAGTTTGTTCTATAGGAGAAGCACCAAAAATTTTGTGGTTGATGCAATATGTTATCACATGATACACATGTTAATAGTTACAATAAAGGAGGAGGGAAATTTGAACCCAGATTCTTTTCATAAAAGAAAGCAGACAATGCCTATAAACTATAAGACTTTTGACAAATTAATATGTTGCTATATATTTTCTCAATGATATATATGAAAGTTTATGTTTAGTTTTCATCTAAGAAACACAAGGAGAATATAGAAGACTATGGAAACCTGAAAGAGaacttattattatatttgtcattttgttgttctttttacTAAACCATCTTTATATATAGTTATGGTGAAATGCAAGACTCTCAAAACTAAGGAATCATTTTATACGTTAAATATCTTAAATGAATAGTTACAAGTTAAGAAGGAATCATGATTAAATACATGCGTCTAGCTTTCatgatagaataaaataaaagtttgtaCGATATATCTAAATAGTTATATACATAGTTTTTCATTTACTGTTTACAAGAGTGCAAGAAATTTCTTACATGTTATTATAATCCCTCTTTTCTGATATTGCTTTAAAACACATCCTCGACGATAAGCATTTGTTTccataacattttaaaaactttattaatatcattattatgttcataaaaataaaaaataaaagttcatcaaaattattattattatttcgtCATCCTTCTCTAGTCTCTCCCATCCATTGtataatttccattttttcacTTTCCCTTCAAATAAAGACATTTTTTAAAGGATTTACGCACACTCTTTGTGCGTTAGACAGCCAAGATTAACCCGCAACTTTGCTTTATTGTTTTTACACTCCAAGAAATTAACAGCATAAAATGCCTCATGTTCATGTATATAAATTATCAATACAATTTAATCAAACCAAGAAGATAAAACTCAAACTCAGCTGattgaaaaaagaattaaacatTTAAACGAAAAGTCATagcaaaaccaaaaaagaaaaagaaaatatttaatcaatattggccaacttttttttttttttttttttttttttttttgagaatctatcggccaaattacaaatttaatttGAACTCCAAAGAAATGATTAGACATGAGTTGGTGGTGGACAATGGTCTGGACGGAATGCCAAGGGCCCAGCAGCATAGATCACAGCCTCATAATTGCTTCCATACAATTTCTTGCCTTCAAAACGAAGTGGGGAGCCATAGAGTCCATAGTTGATATTTGTAAGAAGATTGCAATCTTTTAGAGGAGATGACACAGGCTTGACATGGCACGATTGGAGTGGATGTTCCACTAGATATTGGCTCATTGTGAAGCCTTCAAGTTGTGCATAGAAGTACCCATTCCCATCAGTTTCAAACACCTTGTAGTAGCTCACTTGGTCCTTGTAGTTCTTGCAAATGACACTGATATTGGCAGCTGGGATTGGCTTGGCCTCAGACAAAGACCATGAACCAGAGTGCTCACAGTGCTGGCAGTACACCATTCCTTCAACCACCACATCGATTTTCTTCTCTGGCTCAGCTGAAGTTATGGTGGGGAGGGTTAATTGGAAGAGCATGAGTGAAGAGATGAGAATTAAGAGCTGGGTGCTTGCCATTTTCTTGAAATGGTGATTGAATTTGAAGCTTATTGGTGCTTATTGGAGGGACTAATTGGGAGGAAAAGTCTTGTGGGGTTATGAGATATTGGATTTGATGGAGTagtatttatagttttttggtTTCTGAAATGATTGATTGCAGGTTATACATGAAACTTGCTTTTCTGATGAACGTGGGAGCTTCTAAGCTGCATGACAAAGATTTGCTTTGCTGTAAATTGTATATATAGACGTGAAGGCCACCAGGttttgttataattattattattttttaaagaaaaacaaattgtaCCTTTTCTCTTTTATCATGGATTAGAGAGAGGAGGCTTCAAAGTTTGTGGACCAAACCCATAATTAATAATTTCGAAGTGGATATTAACTAGGCTGAAGAGTTGGGTCAATGGTCCGTTCAACTATTAAATCCCAAATTACAAGGtgaatctaaaaataaaaaattaaacaaatataaaataacacCAACGGGCCTACCCCCGTGGCCCCATCTCTTAATCTCTTCTTATTATAAATGGGCCGGTCCATTTTGGCCTTTGGGCTCTTTCTTTCCCTCTTAGTAATATTAATcttacttagaaaaaaaatgtttgaaattcataaataaatatgtaaatgaACTAAGGCATATATTTATTACTAACGGATGATTCAATTGATTGGAGATATGGTCCGTACGGACTCTTGAAAGAAtctttaagaaataaaaatgatagtCTAGAATATAAGTGTGATTTCTGACTCAATTTTTGGACATTTATTGTAGTTGGCTCATATTTGTTTCCAATCCATTGGCTTGGGGACCTTATGAGTGTAATGGAGTAAAATAGAACAAAGCAAAGCCTATTAGATCGTGAACATTTAATTGGAGTTTGGTTTGATAGGTCTAATAATAGGTTGGGGGCGGTGTGGAGGGCAACGCTCTCTTATTGCGACATAAGAGAATGTATTCTGGGAGTTTGCAGTAGGTAAGgttttgatatatataaatactatTGTAATCCTAATTTCTCAAATAGTGGATTATTAACCACTTATTCCCATGGATATAGAGATATTACTAAACCAAGTAAATTCCGTGCGTTgatttctctcttctctattctTTATTCTTGCGTAATCCTTTCACAACATTACTCTCAAAAGAATTCCTTACCTTCCTTCTTTATGGGTTGGTTACTAGTGTATCCTATTTTCTCCACGTGGGAGTTATTAGCTCATTAGCAATGTAATCATCGATCTTCAAGTCTGGTGCCTTCCATCGAGGATTCAAAATAGGGTGTACTTAAGCATATGCCCCTCAAGTCCCAAACAAGAAGACGGCACAGAAAGTCTAGATGTCTCTTCAGTCCTCCCTTTGTTGGCCAATATGTCTGCACATTGATTGGTTTTTATGATATGTGTGTTGAGGGACCATCCTCCACTGCCCAGTCATCACTCATCAATTCCTTTTAACCCATTATTAGAATGGAtgacttgtttttgttttggagtaAGAATGGGGGAACTTATGCGAATAGATCAGACATCATAGATATAT of Quercus lobata isolate SW786 chromosome 8, ValleyOak3.0 Primary Assembly, whole genome shotgun sequence contains these proteins:
- the LOC115954781 gene encoding non-classical arabinogalactan protein 30-like; its protein translation is MASTQLLILISSLMLFQLTLPTITSAEPEKKIDVVVEGMVYCQHCEHSGSWSLSEAKPIPAANISVICKNYKDQVSYYKVFETDGNGYFYAQLEGFTMSQYLVEHPLQSCHVKPVSSPLKDCNLLTNINYGLYGSPLRFEGKKLYGSNYEAVIYAAGPLAFRPDHCPPPTHV